The proteins below are encoded in one region of Silene latifolia isolate original U9 population chromosome 2, ASM4854445v1, whole genome shotgun sequence:
- the LOC141643386 gene encoding cytochrome b-c1 complex subunit 6-1, mitochondrial-like, giving the protein MEDYEVVDPKKDLEDSCRPKCAKPLIAYQACAKRIQSDETGSKHCTGQYFDYWQCLDHHVAPKLFEKLK; this is encoded by the exons GGAGGACTACGAGGTTGTTGATCCAAAAAAGGATCTTGAAGATTCATGCAGGCCAAAATGTGCAAAGCCTTTAATCGCATACCAG GCATGTGCCAAAAGGATCCAAAGTGACGAGACAGGGAGCAAGCATTGTACAGGCCAATACTTCGATTACTGGCAATGCCTTGATCATCAT GTTGCGCCGAAGTTGTTTGAAAAATTGAAATGA
- the LOC141643383 gene encoding uncharacterized protein LOC141643383 has translation MGPRKKGKASSESTKTNQQPKPSENENNPNIPGCIRSMPPSSVAITIHAKPGSKLASITDISEEAVGVQIDAPARDGEANSALLDFFCSVIGVKKRQVSLGSGSKSKDKVVIVEEVTVQSVYDALNKAMKS, from the exons ATGGGTCCAAGGAAGAAAGGGAAAGCTAGCAGCGAGTCGACCAAAACGAATCAACAACCCAAACCGTCGGAAAATGAAAATAACCCGAATATCCCGGGTTGTATCCGGTCAATGCCTCCTTCTTCTGTCGCAATCACAATCCACGCCAAACCCGGCTCCAAACTTGCCTCCATCACAG ATATAAGTGAAGAAGCAGTAGGAGTGCAAATTGATGCACCTGCTAGAGATGGTGAAGCTAATTCTGCCTTGCTCGATTTTTTCTGCTCT GTTATTGGCGTGAAGAAGAGGCAAGTGTCTCTAGGTTCAGGTTCTAAGTCGAAGGACAAAGTTGTGATTGTAGAGGAGGTTACCGTGCAGAGTGTATATGATGCATTGAATAAAGCTATGAAATCCTAG
- the LOC141643382 gene encoding putative pectinesterase 11 yields MCQINKYVHFYIFFGITLTCIMQAISFRCDENKLKWEQEIYVDSFGLGDFESIQEAIDSIPSGNVNWTIIRIEPGIYREKIIVPEDKPHIILSGSGAKSTIITGNLGGGIFNSSIVSIFASNFVAKRLTIENTHKPGTQAVALRVRGDKVAFYSCRFIGYQDTLLDEKGRHYYKNCYIEGTIDFICGNAASLFDHCHIHCIAPKAMNGVITAQRRTTWEENTGFYFTKSNITGVNNCYLGRPWGNYSRVVFAHTHMSSAVLPLGWNDWNKPFTQSTVYYGEHDCYGPGSDRSSRVAWSRSLTSDEALPFLWFLA; encoded by the exons ATGTGTCAAATAAACAAATATGTCCATTTTTACATATTTTTCGGTATCACACTCACTTGTATTATGCAAGCTATTAGCTTTAGATGTGATGAAAACAAACTAAAATGGGAGCAAGAAATCTATGTTGATTCATTCGGTTTGGGCGATTTCGAGTCGATTCAAGAAGCCATTGATTCAATTCCTTCTGGCAATGTTAATTGGACGATCATAAGAATTGAGCCAGGAATTTACAGAGAAAAGATTATTGTTCCTGAAGATAAACCTCACATAATCCTAAGTGGAAGTGGTGCTAAATCAACTATAATAACAGGCAACCTTGGTGGAGGGATTTTTAATTCTTCTATTGTTAGCATTTTTGCTTCGAATTTTGTTGCTAAACGTCTAACAATTGAG AATACGCATAAACCAGGAACACAAGCTGTGGCCTTACGAGTAAGAGGAGATAAGGTAGCATTCTATTCATGTAGGTTTATTGGTTACCAAGATACTCTACTCGATGAGAAAGGTCGACATTATTACAAAAATTGCTACATTGAAGGAACCATTGATTTCATTTGTGGGAATGCTGCCTCTCTTTTTGAT CATTGTCATATACATTGCATAGCACCAAAGGCAATGAATGGGGTAATAACAGCACAAAGAAGAACAACATGGGAAGAAAACacaggattttattttacaaagagTAATATAACAGGAGTAAATAATTGTTACTTAGGAAGGCCATGGGGTAATTATTCAAGGGTTGTCTTTGCACATACTCATATGTCTTCTGCAGTTTTACCTCTTGGTTGGAATGACTGGAATAAGCCCTTCACCCAAAG CACAGTTTATTATGGTGAGCATGACTGTTATGGACCGGGATCGGACCGATCATCAAGAGTTGCATGGTCCCGAAGTCTCACGTCTGATGAAGCTTTGCCTTTTCTGTGGTTTCTTGCCTGA
- the LOC141643385 gene encoding RING-H2 finger protein ATL78-like translates to MLPSTSLSSLPQEIIKNPHYSRRLLFQPYTNQAPSPNNQQMINPSLDNGNHTTFAANVVLILSILICSAVITLVVNSLIKCVVKCLSLHTREHNYYLDMINHQKPSTGVDNKAMKTLPVIKYSSEINIQGLGTECVICLSEFKVAETIRILPKCNHGFHVKCIDKWLSSHSSCPTCRQSLVDSCDTVIGCHHHQPTTLSSAQAITGETTVTSIMPLEQQ, encoded by the coding sequence ATGTTGCCTTCAACTTCTTTATCTTCACTTCCTCAAGAAATCATCAAAAACCCTCATTACTCAAGAAGATTACTTTTTCAGCCCTATACAAACCAAGCACCGTCACCTAATAACCAACAAATGATCAACCCATCACTAGACAATGGCAATCATACTACTTTCGCCGCGAATGTGGTATTGATCTTGTCGATCTTAATATGTTCAGCAGTAATAACATTAGTAGTAAACTCCTTGATTAAATGTGTGGTTAAGTGCTTGAGCTTGCATACTAGAGAACATAATTACTACTTAGACATGATTAACCACCAAAAGCCGAGTACCGGGGTTGACAACAAGGCAATGAAGACATTACCAGTGATTAAGTACTCAAGTGAGATAAATATTCAAGGGTTGGGTACAGAATGTGTGATATGCTTGTCAGAGTTTAAGGTTGCGGAAACAATCAGGATTTTGCCAAAATGTAACCATGGTTTTCATGTTAAGTGCATTGATAAGTGGCTAAGCTCTCACTCTTCATGTCCAACTTGTAGGCAGTCTTTGGTCGACTCGTGTGATACAGTTATTggatgtcatcatcatcaacctacCACATTATCTTCTGCTCAAGCTATCACAGGAGAAACGACTGTTACAAGTATTATGCCAttagaacaacaataa
- the LOC141643384 gene encoding RING-H2 finger protein ATL78-like translates to MSAPILPPLFFKEIMNLQYSRRLLLHNSPIAGLPPATTPVDPTEPYNGSKGFDANVVMVLSVLLCALICSLGLNSIIKCAIRCSSFRSTIDSNNADSSTQLANTGIKKKALKTFAVVNYSPDLKLPGLDTECVICLSEFAAGDKVRLLPKCQHGFHVRCIDKWLNSHSSCPTCRHCLIETCQKIVGCDQASSSQPDQQPPPTQAVIVNILPLEREDLVRCFRDRIH, encoded by the coding sequence ATGTCTGCTCCCATACTCCCTCCTCTATTCTTCAAAGAGATAATGAACCTCCAATATTCCAGAAGGCTCCTACTACACAACTCACCGATAGCCGGTCTGCCTCCGGCAACCACCCCAGTTGACCCAACAGAGCCTTACAATGGCAGCAAAGGCTTTGATGCCAATGTCGTAATGGTTCTGTCAGTCCTCTTATGTGCCTTAATCTGCTCTTTAGGGTTAAATTCCATAATCAAGTGTGCTATACGATGCTCAAGTTTCAGATCAACAATAGACTCCAACAACGCAGACTCCTCTACTCAGTTAGCAAACACAGGCATCAAGAAAAAAGCTTTAAAGACCTTTGCTGTAGTGAATTACTCACCAGACCTGAAGCTCCCAGGTCTTGACACTGAATGTGTTATATGCTTATCAGAGTTTGCAGCAGGTGACAAAGTTAGGCTCCTCCCCAAATGCCAACATGGCTTTCATGTCCGTTGTATTGATAAGTGGCTCAATTCTCACTCCTCATGCCCTACCTGCAGGCACTGTTTAATTGAGACATGTCAGAAAATTGTTGGCTGTGATCAGGCCAGCTCATCACAGCCAGATCAGCAGCCTCCGCCAACCCAGGCTGTTATTGTAAACATACTGCCACTGGAACGCGAAGATTTGGTAAGATGTTTCAGGGATAGAATCCACTAG